A genomic segment from Streptosporangium roseum DSM 43021 encodes:
- a CDS encoding EF-hand domain-containing protein — protein MSTEPTGERLAELKQAFAAIDADGDGFITEREFGERFPDLPAEAIGSLNRDADSDGDGRFSFEEFVRIVSVD, from the coding sequence ATGTCGACAGAGCCCACCGGTGAGCGGCTGGCCGAGCTGAAGCAGGCCTTCGCCGCCATCGACGCCGACGGCGACGGCTTCATCACGGAGCGGGAATTCGGTGAGCGCTTCCCCGACCTGCCCGCCGAGGCCATCGGGTCGCTGAACCGGGACGCCGACTCCGACGGCGACGGCCGGTTCTCCTTCGAGGAGTTCGTCCGGATCGTGTCCGTCGACTGA
- a CDS encoding GNAT family N-acetyltransferase, with protein MIRPATPDDVPAIIDMIRGLAEYEKALDEVETTAEQLHDALFGPSPAVFCHIATDGETVAGFALWFVSYSTWLGRHGIHLEDLYVHPGHRGAGHGKQLLVELARICVERGYGRFEWAVLDWNTPSIEFYRSLGAEPLDEWDTYRLTGPALEKLAATEHPR; from the coding sequence ATGATTCGCCCCGCAACGCCGGACGACGTTCCGGCGATCATCGACATGATCCGTGGGCTCGCGGAGTACGAGAAGGCGCTCGACGAGGTCGAGACCACCGCCGAGCAGCTCCACGACGCCCTCTTCGGACCGTCCCCCGCCGTGTTCTGCCACATCGCCACCGACGGAGAGACGGTGGCGGGGTTCGCGCTCTGGTTCGTGTCCTACTCCACCTGGCTGGGCAGGCATGGAATACACCTCGAAGATCTCTACGTGCACCCCGGCCACCGGGGAGCCGGGCACGGAAAGCAACTGCTGGTCGAGCTCGCCCGCATATGCGTGGAACGCGGTTACGGCCGGTTCGAATGGGCGGTTCTCGACTGGAACACCCCGTCCATCGAGTTCTACCGCTCGCTCGGCGCCGAGCCGCTCGACGAATGGGACACGTACCGGCTCACAGGACCGGCGCTCGAAAAGCTCGCAGCGACGGAGCACCCGCGATAG
- a CDS encoding ATP-binding protein gives MKPPCLLGQICLPAQVDSVPIARQYVRLLLQVVEHAQADDALLLVSELVTNAVRHSDSGRLPDGRVAVAVANYDGTLHIDVIDAGSTGHQPRVCTDVGLDSGGGRGLWLVQELASAWGWQETPTGRVVWFQLTGP, from the coding sequence GTGAAGCCGCCCTGCCTGCTGGGGCAGATCTGCTTACCCGCCCAGGTCGACTCCGTACCCATAGCGCGGCAGTACGTCCGCCTCCTGCTGCAGGTAGTGGAACACGCCCAGGCCGACGACGCGCTGCTGCTCGTCAGTGAACTCGTCACCAACGCGGTGCGCCACTCCGACTCCGGCCGCCTTCCCGACGGACGGGTCGCCGTAGCCGTCGCCAACTACGATGGAACGCTCCACATCGACGTGATCGACGCCGGATCGACCGGACATCAGCCCCGAGTCTGTACGGACGTCGGCCTCGACAGCGGTGGGGGACGCGGCCTCTGGCTGGTCCAGGAGCTGGCCTCGGCCTGGGGCTGGCAGGAGACCCCGACCGGCCGCGTCGTCTGGTTCCAGCTGACGGGACCGTGA
- a CDS encoding helix-turn-helix domain-containing protein, whose translation MAAGRGPTVRRRRLAGELRRLRERKALTLEEAAERIGWSTAKVSRIETARVGITAPDLTRLLDLYELDASKRTALHALARTANTRGWWDAYADSLPSDYATYIQLEAETAFVRGFDNVLVHGLLQTEDYAREVIRSALMALSPPTEVERRVEVRMTRQNLLLRKENPLRFWAVIDEAALTRQIGSAATMRGQYNKLLELADRDNITIQVLPFTAGVHPATAGTFAIMEFRETYDPDVVYVESMTSSLYVENDTEIYWYTLAFDHLRAVALGPDKSKGLIARMAEESS comes from the coding sequence GTGGCAGCAGGACGTGGTCCCACCGTTCGGCGTCGACGACTGGCCGGTGAACTGCGCAGGTTGCGCGAACGTAAGGCACTGACGCTTGAAGAGGCCGCCGAGCGCATCGGCTGGTCCACCGCGAAGGTGTCAAGGATCGAGACGGCCCGCGTCGGGATCACGGCACCCGACCTCACTCGACTGCTTGACCTGTACGAACTCGACGCGAGCAAGCGAACCGCCTTGCACGCTCTGGCAAGGACGGCGAACACGAGAGGTTGGTGGGATGCTTACGCGGACTCCCTGCCCAGTGATTATGCGACCTATATCCAGCTCGAAGCTGAGACGGCATTCGTTCGCGGCTTCGACAACGTGCTCGTTCACGGCCTGCTCCAGACAGAGGATTACGCTCGTGAAGTCATCCGCTCGGCTCTGATGGCACTGTCTCCGCCCACAGAGGTCGAGCGGCGCGTCGAAGTCCGCATGACTCGCCAGAACCTGCTATTGCGGAAAGAGAACCCGCTCCGGTTCTGGGCAGTGATCGACGAAGCCGCACTTACGCGCCAAATCGGTTCAGCGGCCACCATGCGGGGGCAGTACAACAAACTCCTTGAGCTTGCAGATCGCGACAACATCACGATCCAGGTGCTGCCATTCACCGCTGGCGTTCATCCGGCTACTGCTGGCACGTTCGCCATCATGGAATTCCGCGAGACTTACGACCCTGACGTGGTATACGTCGAGAGCATGACGAGTAGCCTATATGTAGAGAATGATACGGAAATCTACTGGTATACCCTTGCCTTCGATCACTTGCGGGCAGTGGCGCTCGGTCCTGACAAGTCGAAGGGACTGATCGCACGGATGGCCGAGGAATCCTCCTGA
- a CDS encoding DUF397 domain-containing protein: MDVSRIAWRKSSQSGNGSNCVEVGIWHKSSLSGNGQNCVEVALADSPHPGTDPTPDADRLFLVRDSKDPAGPVLAFSPAEWDAFLTTIKDGTLTADRVL; the protein is encoded by the coding sequence GTGGACGTATCCCGTATCGCATGGCGTAAGAGTAGTCAGAGTGGCAACGGTTCCAACTGTGTCGAGGTCGGCATCTGGCACAAGAGCTCCCTCAGCGGGAACGGCCAGAACTGTGTCGAAGTTGCCCTCGCCGACAGCCCTCACCCTGGAACCGACCCCACCCCGGACGCCGACCGCCTCTTCCTGGTCCGCGACTCCAAGGATCCCGCTGGCCCTGTCCTGGCCTTCTCTCCCGCCGAGTGGGACGCCTTCCTCACCACCATCAAGGACGGCACCCTCACGGCGGACCGGGTGCTCTGA
- a CDS encoding type I restriction endonuclease subunit R, which yields MTTDKHDGKMTESVWERLALEELAELAWEPKAGKDVAPGSGSRRAWDDLILYDELRAAIGRLNPALPPTAVDEALSIATTPKSLDALPENRLAHDYLTSGIRAVTYTDDFGAEHTPTIRLVDLRNPDANTYHVVNQVTVIDNDRKRRFDAVLYVNGLPLAVIELKSAADEHATLKDAHAQLSTYLDEFPLAFRYNVLCLISDGITAKYGTPFTAYEHFAPWNVDEDGDPVDTNASDHEGPEALFLALHGLFNQPRFLTFTRDFVNFTPQGKRIAKPHQFHAVQKAVEAIVEASRSNGQAGVIWHTQGSGKSEEMVCTSALASRHPALNNPTIVVITDRTDLDDQLFGTFQDSQTLLGQTPIQVQTREELRAELTNRRTGGIVFTTLQKFGRTKEEKDLGVDHPLLSDRRNILVIVDEAHRSHYDNLNGYARRLREALPCATLLAFTGTPISKAEANTREVFGGGKDYIDVYDLKRAVDDGATVRVYHEPRLIPVSLPPDVDPETIDQQADDLTAGMDDAERRRALHYATQMTNVYGAPDRIKTLAEDLVAHWEKRSELMRPQIGGPGKAMIVCATRDVCVRVYDALEELQPEWADDDPTKGKMKIVFHSVPSDEKHLKAHALRPSQHRIVQARAKDPDDELELLIVHSMLLTGYDAPPIHTIYMDRPMQGANLMQALARVNRRFRGKQDGLLVGYAPLTESLKKALAEYTPSDRQDQTLGRDVERAITEVRNEYSTICGLLAGIDWRALLVDTSTSQPRTRACRLTANHLRAPSTPGNQSEPGAKTLAVRFRESATRLERFYGLCAMSREISERFEDLKAWRRDIAFFSEVRAWMVKLDAADREASGKPVAAEVSLYLSQLAASVVDADEITDLYAEAGIGQLDITQLSDQHLRKIQESETPHLVAEALRRLIEQKMREVTRHNIVRQESFTERLEDLMTRYMRQQLTSAEMIAELVAMAKEVSADARRGERFDPPLNHAELAFYDAVANHGLAKALMGDDTLAEIARALVTDIRKNLSVDWLSREPVRAKLRSRVRRLLAKFDYPPEEEREAVDLVIKQMEAFANEWSPKA from the coding sequence ATGACGACCGACAAGCACGATGGCAAGATGACCGAGTCCGTCTGGGAGCGGCTCGCCCTGGAGGAGCTCGCCGAGCTTGCCTGGGAGCCCAAGGCCGGAAAGGACGTCGCCCCCGGCTCCGGGAGCCGTAGGGCATGGGACGACCTGATCCTCTACGACGAGCTGCGTGCGGCGATTGGGCGGTTGAACCCCGCCCTGCCCCCCACCGCCGTGGACGAGGCTCTCAGCATCGCCACCACTCCCAAGTCCCTCGACGCCCTCCCCGAGAACCGGCTCGCCCACGACTATCTGACCTCCGGCATCCGGGCCGTCACCTACACCGACGACTTCGGCGCTGAGCACACCCCCACGATCCGGCTCGTCGACCTGCGCAACCCGGACGCGAATACCTACCACGTCGTCAACCAGGTCACCGTCATCGACAACGACCGCAAGCGCCGCTTCGACGCCGTCCTCTACGTCAACGGCCTGCCGCTCGCCGTCATCGAGCTGAAGAGCGCCGCCGACGAGCACGCCACGCTCAAGGACGCGCACGCCCAGCTGAGCACCTACCTCGACGAGTTTCCCCTCGCGTTCCGCTACAACGTGCTCTGCCTGATCTCCGACGGGATCACCGCCAAGTACGGCACGCCGTTCACCGCCTATGAGCACTTCGCGCCCTGGAACGTGGACGAAGACGGTGACCCGGTGGACACCAACGCCTCCGACCACGAAGGACCGGAGGCGCTGTTCCTCGCCCTGCACGGCCTGTTCAACCAGCCGCGATTCCTAACCTTCACTCGCGACTTCGTCAACTTCACCCCCCAGGGCAAGCGCATCGCGAAGCCGCACCAGTTTCATGCCGTTCAGAAGGCCGTCGAGGCGATCGTCGAGGCGTCCCGCAGCAACGGGCAGGCCGGGGTGATCTGGCACACGCAGGGCTCCGGCAAGTCCGAGGAGATGGTGTGCACCAGCGCGCTGGCCTCCAGACACCCCGCGCTCAACAACCCCACCATCGTCGTCATCACCGACCGCACCGATCTCGACGACCAGCTTTTCGGCACCTTCCAGGACAGTCAGACCCTTCTCGGTCAGACCCCGATCCAGGTGCAGACGCGTGAGGAACTCCGCGCGGAGCTGACCAACCGCCGGACTGGTGGCATCGTCTTCACCACGCTGCAGAAGTTCGGCCGCACGAAGGAGGAGAAGGACCTCGGCGTGGACCATCCGCTTCTGTCCGACCGGCGCAACATCCTGGTCATCGTCGACGAGGCGCACCGCAGCCACTACGACAACCTCAACGGCTACGCCCGGCGCCTGCGTGAGGCTCTGCCGTGCGCCACGCTCCTCGCCTTCACCGGCACACCCATTTCCAAAGCCGAGGCCAACACCCGCGAGGTCTTCGGCGGGGGCAAGGACTACATCGACGTCTATGACCTGAAGCGGGCTGTAGATGACGGCGCGACGGTCCGGGTCTACCACGAGCCCCGGCTCATTCCGGTCTCGCTGCCCCCGGATGTGGATCCGGAGACCATCGACCAGCAGGCCGACGACCTGACCGCAGGCATGGACGACGCCGAGCGCCGCCGGGCTCTGCACTACGCCACGCAGATGACCAACGTGTACGGTGCGCCCGACCGGATAAAGACCCTCGCTGAGGATTTGGTGGCGCATTGGGAGAAGCGTTCGGAGTTGATGCGCCCGCAGATCGGCGGGCCGGGCAAGGCGATGATCGTCTGTGCTACTCGGGACGTCTGCGTCAGGGTCTACGACGCCCTCGAAGAGCTGCAACCCGAATGGGCGGACGACGACCCGACCAAGGGCAAAATGAAGATCGTCTTTCATAGCGTTCCCAGCGACGAGAAGCACCTGAAAGCCCACGCCCTGCGCCCCTCCCAGCACAGGATCGTCCAGGCCCGGGCGAAGGATCCCGACGACGAGCTGGAGCTGCTCATCGTCCACTCCATGCTGCTTACCGGCTATGACGCCCCGCCGATCCACACCATCTACATGGACCGCCCCATGCAGGGCGCGAACCTGATGCAGGCCCTGGCCCGTGTCAACCGCCGTTTCCGCGGCAAGCAGGACGGCTTGCTCGTCGGTTACGCGCCACTCACCGAGAGTCTCAAGAAGGCCCTCGCCGAATACACCCCGAGTGACCGGCAGGACCAGACATTGGGCCGGGACGTCGAACGGGCCATCACCGAGGTTCGTAACGAGTATTCGACCATCTGCGGCCTGCTCGCCGGCATCGACTGGCGGGCGCTACTCGTCGACACCTCCACGTCTCAGCCGCGGACGCGCGCGTGCCGCTTGACGGCCAATCATCTGCGTGCTCCGAGCACCCCCGGCAACCAGAGCGAGCCGGGAGCCAAGACGCTCGCCGTACGCTTCCGGGAGAGCGCCACGCGGCTGGAGCGCTTCTACGGGCTCTGTGCGATGAGCAGGGAGATCTCAGAGCGCTTCGAAGACCTTAAAGCATGGCGCCGGGATATCGCCTTCTTCAGCGAGGTGCGGGCCTGGATGGTGAAGCTGGACGCCGCGGACCGCGAGGCCAGCGGCAAGCCGGTGGCGGCCGAGGTCAGCCTCTACCTGTCCCAGCTGGCGGCCTCCGTCGTCGACGCCGATGAGATCACCGACCTGTACGCCGAGGCCGGCATCGGGCAGCTCGACATCACCCAGCTCAGCGACCAGCACCTGCGCAAGATCCAGGAGTCCGAGACACCTCACCTGGTCGCCGAGGCGCTGCGCCGGTTGATCGAGCAGAAGATGCGTGAGGTGACCCGGCACAACATCGTCCGTCAGGAGAGCTTCACCGAGCGCCTCGAAGACCTGATGACCCGCTACATGCGGCAGCAGCTCACCAGCGCCGAAATGATCGCCGAGCTGGTCGCCATGGCAAAGGAGGTCTCCGCGGACGCCCGGCGCGGTGAGCGATTCGACCCTCCGCTCAACCATGCCGAACTCGCCTTCTACGATGCCGTGGCCAACCACGGCCTCGCGAAAGCTCTCATGGGGGACGACACCCTCGCGGAGATCGCCCGCGCACTGGTCACCGACATCCGCAAGAACCTCAGCGTCGACTGGCTCTCCCGCGAGCCGGTGCGTGCCAAGCTGCGCAGCCGCGTCCGGCGCCTGCTGGCGAAGTTCGACTACCCGCCCGAGGAGGAACGCGAGGCCGTGGACCTCGTGATCAAGCAGATGGAAGCCTTTGCCAACGAGTGGTCTCCGAAGGCGTAG
- a CDS encoding restriction endonuclease subunit S, with translation MELSKVGVQVHDCEHRTPPEAETGYPYIAIPNIVDGRLDLTQVRLISTSDLEEWNRRTKPIADDVIITRRGRVGDSAVIPDDLECAIGQNLVILRSSGMDVNQKYLRWAVRGKYWESEVERLINVGSIFDSLNVRDIARMRIPVPPMQFQLVIAEVLGALDDKIAANKRTAATALELASAKYSAAAAMSADWCTVTLDAAARWLSGGTPKTSEPDYWNGDIPWISALSLKSPWIDDSDRKLTEVGARSGTRIVPSGSVIFVVRGSSLKTEFRVGITQREVAFGQDCKALIAAESIDSHVLFHAIRSRTPEIMAMVDETSIGAGRLSTDLISKLDIRVPKHQKNKTADELRSLDEVAARCQKESRILAALRDTLLPQLMSGKLCVRDAEQIVEDAL, from the coding sequence TTGGAGCTGTCAAAAGTTGGCGTCCAGGTCCATGATTGCGAGCATAGGACACCACCAGAAGCTGAAACTGGATATCCGTACATTGCCATCCCCAACATTGTTGATGGTCGACTAGACCTCACTCAGGTTCGCCTTATCTCGACAAGTGATCTGGAAGAATGGAATCGCCGCACGAAGCCCATCGCTGATGATGTTATTATCACTCGACGTGGACGGGTTGGCGACTCTGCTGTCATCCCTGATGATCTCGAATGTGCCATTGGTCAGAACCTTGTTATTCTGCGATCGAGCGGCATGGATGTTAATCAAAAATATTTGCGCTGGGCGGTGCGGGGGAAGTATTGGGAATCGGAAGTTGAACGTCTAATAAACGTGGGATCCATCTTCGATAGTCTGAATGTGCGAGATATTGCACGCATGAGGATTCCTGTTCCTCCAATGCAATTTCAGCTGGTCATAGCGGAAGTGCTTGGAGCGTTGGACGACAAGATCGCGGCCAACAAGCGCACCGCAGCGACAGCTCTCGAACTCGCCAGCGCAAAATATTCGGCTGCCGCTGCCATGTCTGCCGACTGGTGCACGGTCACGCTTGACGCTGCAGCACGATGGCTATCTGGAGGCACTCCAAAAACCAGCGAACCAGACTATTGGAATGGTGATATTCCATGGATTTCGGCTTTGAGCTTGAAATCGCCGTGGATCGATGACTCAGATCGGAAGCTGACGGAGGTTGGCGCTCGTTCGGGAACTCGAATCGTTCCAAGCGGCAGTGTAATTTTCGTTGTTCGCGGATCAAGTTTAAAGACTGAGTTCAGGGTCGGCATCACTCAACGAGAAGTGGCATTCGGGCAAGACTGCAAAGCACTTATAGCCGCCGAATCAATCGATTCACATGTGCTGTTCCATGCCATCCGATCCAGGACCCCGGAGATTATGGCGATGGTTGACGAGACGAGTATTGGTGCTGGGCGCCTTTCGACGGACTTAATTTCCAAGCTTGATATTCGGGTTCCGAAACATCAAAAGAACAAGACGGCGGATGAACTGCGTTCGCTCGATGAGGTTGCAGCGCGGTGCCAAAAAGAATCCCGTATCCTCGCTGCCCTTCGTGACACCCTCCTCCCTCAATTAATGTCCGGAAAGCTATGTGTCCGGGATGCGGAGCAGATCGTCGAGGACGCCTTATGA
- a CDS encoding type I restriction-modification system subunit M, translated as MPPRKRATPGQGELLSMSSTKEIQDILWKAADKLRGSMDAAQYKEFVLGLVFLKYVSDAFAERRATLAADPELAELPEHRRAAFLEEKDEYTEANVFWVPPPARWDYISDNAQSAVDGVGKLLDDAMDAIMKENPTLTGVLPKIFNRDNVDKKRLKELVDLISDARFTGHGARPAQDVLGETYEYFLERFARAEGKRAGEFYTPASVVRLLVEILEPYEGRVYDPCCGSGGMFVQAGKFVTAHAGRDHTHDIAVYGQETNERTWRLAKMNLAIHGMDPKGVGDRWADTFDDDKLPDLKADFVMANPPFNLSDWARNVGDRRWMYGVPPQSNANYAWLQHIVFKLGERGSAGVVLANGSMASKQSGEGEIRTKLVQADLVACMVALPGNLFRTTAIPACLWFLTKDKTPQGAKALAERRGEVLFIDARNLGTMVDRTERILTDEDLARIADTYHAWRGTRSARAKGLKYENVAGFCHSASLEEIREHDFVLTPGRYVGATEVEEDPDAEPVEERVARLTKELFEHFEESARLEKVVREQLGGINA; from the coding sequence ATGCCCCCCCGCAAGCGAGCAACCCCCGGCCAGGGCGAACTGCTCAGCATGTCCAGCACCAAGGAGATCCAGGACATCCTGTGGAAGGCGGCGGACAAGCTCCGCGGCTCCATGGACGCTGCCCAGTACAAGGAGTTCGTCCTCGGCCTGGTCTTCCTCAAATACGTCTCCGACGCCTTCGCCGAACGCCGCGCCACGCTCGCGGCCGATCCGGAGCTGGCCGAGCTTCCCGAGCACCGCCGCGCGGCGTTCCTGGAGGAGAAGGACGAATACACCGAGGCCAACGTCTTCTGGGTCCCGCCGCCCGCCCGCTGGGACTACATCTCCGACAATGCGCAGAGCGCGGTGGACGGCGTCGGCAAGCTCCTCGATGACGCGATGGACGCGATCATGAAGGAGAACCCGACCCTCACCGGGGTCCTCCCGAAGATATTCAACCGGGACAACGTCGACAAGAAGCGGCTCAAGGAGCTCGTCGACCTGATCAGCGACGCCCGCTTCACCGGCCACGGTGCCCGTCCCGCGCAGGACGTGCTCGGCGAGACCTACGAGTATTTCCTGGAGCGGTTCGCCCGCGCCGAGGGTAAGCGCGCCGGGGAGTTCTACACCCCCGCGAGCGTGGTGCGGCTGCTGGTGGAAATTCTTGAGCCGTACGAAGGGCGGGTGTACGACCCGTGCTGCGGCTCGGGCGGCATGTTCGTCCAGGCCGGCAAGTTCGTCACCGCGCACGCGGGCCGTGACCACACCCATGACATCGCGGTCTACGGCCAGGAGACCAACGAGCGCACCTGGCGCCTGGCGAAGATGAACCTCGCCATCCACGGCATGGACCCCAAGGGCGTGGGCGACCGCTGGGCCGACACCTTCGACGATGACAAGCTGCCCGACCTCAAGGCCGACTTCGTGATGGCCAACCCGCCGTTCAACCTGTCCGACTGGGCACGGAACGTGGGCGACAGGCGGTGGATGTACGGCGTTCCGCCGCAGTCCAACGCCAACTACGCCTGGCTGCAGCACATCGTCTTCAAGCTGGGCGAGCGCGGCAGCGCGGGCGTGGTGCTGGCGAACGGGTCGATGGCCTCCAAGCAGTCGGGGGAGGGGGAGATCCGGACGAAGCTGGTTCAGGCGGACTTGGTGGCGTGCATGGTGGCGCTGCCTGGCAACCTGTTCCGCACCACGGCGATTCCGGCCTGCCTGTGGTTTCTGACCAAGGACAAGACCCCGCAGGGTGCAAAGGCACTGGCCGAACGGCGCGGTGAGGTGCTGTTCATCGACGCTCGCAATCTGGGGACGATGGTCGATCGCACCGAGCGCATCCTGACCGACGAGGACCTCGCCCGGATCGCCGACACGTATCACGCCTGGCGTGGGACCAGGTCAGCCAGAGCGAAGGGCCTGAAGTACGAGAACGTGGCCGGCTTCTGCCACTCGGCGAGTTTGGAGGAGATCCGTGAGCACGACTTCGTGCTGACGCCGGGGCGGTATGTCGGTGCGACGGAGGTCGAGGAGGACCCGGATGCCGAGCCGGTGGAGGAGCGGGTCGCACGGCTGACGAAGGAGCTCTTCGAGCACTTCGAGGAGTCGGCGCGGCTGGAGAAGGTCGTGCGCGAGCAGTTGGGAGGTATTAATGCCTAG
- a CDS encoding DNA sulfur modification protein DndB, giving the protein MPTTTVEGIRLTVIPFRTDAVIGTMGLPTLLQLVPSPKTEEDKRALKYAPGTLRRHAELRSLVQRMLKSTQKGRNVTAYASYIASGLNGEYGSGWSTPPITLWLDGQPGAVGDELVSGSGIRTITMITGSPVMAIDGETQVAAWHELYDNPERFGITYERLSAVRVPFELYFGLGVEDARQIFYDRNVEGVPVAKNLAMSMDQRDIGTQLAHRLAGAVKVDHDGKIVSFAKLVQSRKRQLTKTDPELVTLSALRVLVITALHGRAGLGLSSATLHANDLPEGVTAEQAERRLVPLLSVLITQLYPHLAVRGAVSAPAVLAGIGIAAHQATGWAVSGRQLSQDELVELLDSVRWEREARYWDGVAASANAQGTLNFGGGAKDSGGRVADALLHPDTEHGRKIRGW; this is encoded by the coding sequence ATGCCGACCACAACCGTCGAGGGCATCCGGCTGACCGTGATCCCGTTCCGCACGGACGCGGTGATCGGCACGATGGGGCTGCCCACGCTGCTCCAGCTCGTGCCCTCCCCGAAGACCGAGGAGGACAAGCGGGCGCTGAAGTACGCTCCCGGCACCCTGCGCCGGCACGCCGAGCTCCGTAGCCTGGTGCAGCGGATGCTGAAGTCCACCCAGAAGGGCCGGAACGTTACCGCCTACGCCTCCTACATCGCCTCCGGCCTCAACGGTGAGTACGGCTCCGGCTGGTCCACTCCGCCGATCACACTCTGGTTGGACGGGCAGCCCGGCGCGGTCGGCGACGAACTGGTCTCCGGCAGCGGCATCCGCACCATCACGATGATCACGGGCTCACCGGTGATGGCCATCGATGGGGAGACCCAGGTCGCCGCCTGGCACGAGCTGTACGACAACCCGGAGCGCTTCGGGATCACCTACGAGCGGTTGAGTGCGGTCCGGGTGCCGTTCGAACTGTATTTCGGGCTGGGTGTCGAGGACGCCCGGCAGATCTTCTATGACCGCAACGTCGAAGGGGTGCCGGTCGCCAAGAATCTGGCGATGTCCATGGACCAGCGCGACATCGGCACCCAGCTCGCCCACCGCCTCGCCGGCGCGGTCAAGGTCGACCACGACGGAAAGATCGTGTCGTTCGCCAAGCTGGTGCAGTCCCGCAAGCGGCAGCTCACCAAGACTGACCCGGAGCTCGTCACCCTCTCCGCCCTGCGGGTGCTGGTGATCACCGCGCTGCACGGGAGGGCCGGCCTCGGCCTGTCCTCCGCGACCCTGCACGCGAACGACCTGCCGGAGGGGGTCACCGCCGAGCAGGCCGAGCGCCGGCTCGTCCCCCTGCTGTCGGTGCTCATCACGCAGCTGTATCCGCACCTCGCCGTGCGCGGTGCTGTCTCCGCGCCCGCCGTACTCGCCGGGATCGGCATCGCCGCGCATCAGGCCACCGGCTGGGCGGTCTCAGGCCGACAGCTGAGCCAGGACGAGCTGGTCGAGTTGCTGGACTCGGTGCGCTGGGAGCGCGAGGCCCGCTACTGGGACGGCGTCGCCGCCAGTGCGAACGCCCAGGGGACCCTCAACTTCGGCGGCGGGGCCAAGGACTCCGGCGGGCGGGTCGCCGACGCCCTGTTGCACCCCGACACCGAGCACGGCCGCAAGATCCGCGGCTGGTAG
- a CDS encoding NUDIX hydrolase has product MERSSRTRASATVTVDLVIFTVRQGRLQVLLIERGNTPYLGQAALPGGFVRDGETLDEAALRELSEETGLDGRTLHLEQLHAYSDPDRDPRGRVITVAYLALGPDLPLPVAGTDATAARWEPVSSALSDDTSLAFDHAAILRDGLERARSQLEHTTVAAAFCPEPFTVGDLRHIYEAVWGFKLDPSNFRRKVTRAEGFLDPTGERRFPETGRPAALYHRGSASLLIPPLLRSGEVSS; this is encoded by the coding sequence ATGGAAAGATCCAGCCGAACCCGGGCGTCGGCCACTGTGACGGTCGATCTGGTGATCTTCACTGTCCGGCAGGGGCGGCTGCAGGTCCTGCTGATCGAGCGCGGCAATACGCCGTACCTGGGACAGGCGGCGCTGCCGGGCGGGTTCGTCCGTGACGGGGAGACCCTGGATGAGGCCGCGCTACGGGAGTTGAGTGAGGAGACCGGGCTTGACGGTCGCACGCTGCATCTGGAGCAGTTGCATGCCTACAGTGACCCGGATCGTGATCCGCGGGGCAGAGTGATCACGGTGGCTTATCTGGCGCTCGGCCCCGATCTGCCGCTGCCCGTCGCCGGCACCGATGCCACAGCGGCACGATGGGAGCCGGTCTCGTCCGCTCTCTCCGACGACACGTCACTGGCCTTCGACCACGCCGCGATACTCCGCGACGGGCTGGAGCGGGCGAGGTCGCAGCTTGAGCACACGACAGTGGCCGCGGCGTTCTGCCCTGAACCTTTCACCGTCGGCGACCTGCGCCATATCTATGAGGCCGTGTGGGGATTCAAGCTCGATCCCAGTAATTTCCGCAGGAAGGTGACACGGGCCGAAGGGTTCCTCGACCCCACGGGCGAGCGCCGCTTTCCCGAGACCGGCAGACCGGCAGCGCTCTACCACCGGGGATCCGCGTCGCTGCTCATCCCGCCGTTGTTGCGATCAGGTGAGGTCTCCTCCTGA